One Vicinamibacterales bacterium DNA window includes the following coding sequences:
- a CDS encoding FeoA family protein, with product MTHVPLASLRPGAHGRVARLRRDLTARADRLAALGVTPGARVRVLQTFPLIVFECDQTELAVERALARGVMIEVGAIEDG from the coding sequence ATGACGCACGTTCCGCTTGCCTCGCTGCGGCCGGGGGCGCACGGCCGGGTCGCCCGCCTGAGGCGCGATCTCACCGCCCGGGCGGACCGGCTGGCGGCGCTGGGCGTGACCCCCGGCGCGCGGGTCCGCGTGCTGCAGACGTTTCCGCTCATTGTCTTCGAATGCGATCAGACGGAACTGGCGGTCGAGCGGGCGCTCGCGCGGGGGGTGATGATCGAGGTCGGCGCGATCGAGGACGGCTGA